From a region of the Candidatus Eisenbacteria bacterium genome:
- a CDS encoding DUF3857 domain-containing protein, protein MNKRYIIGWLLIASLILFANLSSVRAATGTSGPLNESEMVQRVLAAPPLILSDENDGFVLFDGRYYKFDDGRLEFRHQRLIQIRSEHALEILGDPRIAYDSSRQELTLHKARTYFPDGSFQDSPENAANEVTPDALDLSVDYLTQREMVVTHVGLEPGTTILLDWTLRDIRPSEIPFNETIFPQDTYPVLEMEIFVEGALHGESVNPSGTLFSIPEPRRENNSLLWRIENIPPGPGDSSYRIGDQSSAINLSAQKDWDLLAASLGAALGENLSDIVSIDPLMTYLEKAAPFIGDLEKMEAWAGVCRDHTALIRYTPLRSTRSPRSLERILQTSTATPLERSLLFAAFCRSNNYEFQVLLPSRWMTLSHNVPSLEPFADPILQVVGRNGDLFMVNPSTGIVQSLRIAAASWPQLAIYPGIPHWIDPANGIDIIQIDIFWDLESGAGKADGCLSGPRTLLMEHKNPEGAIEAWAEGWADSTSIDKIRILESSPDRMLFQVNVTAPIPEKDERGRIPVSLPLPPLDLKDLRPQGMNPVYSVCRSRLFPLNQTQINLTWIVKFPKSCKLLNPVNAEAYSWHETSYTLTPSTDDQYLRVEYELKWNDRAIEPDQYPAYRNLLAAALDLRKLTLYLEETGE, encoded by the coding sequence ATGAATAAAAGATATATCATTGGATGGCTGCTGATCGCCTCACTCATTCTCTTTGCGAACCTTTCCAGCGTAAGGGCCGCGACGGGGACCAGCGGGCCATTGAATGAATCCGAAATGGTTCAACGGGTTCTGGCTGCTCCTCCTCTGATTCTCTCGGATGAAAATGACGGCTTTGTTCTTTTCGACGGACGCTATTACAAATTCGACGACGGCCGGCTTGAATTCCGGCATCAGCGATTGATTCAGATCCGCAGCGAACATGCCCTCGAGATTCTGGGTGATCCTCGCATCGCATACGATTCGAGTCGCCAGGAGCTGACCCTTCATAAAGCCCGAACCTACTTCCCCGATGGATCATTTCAGGATTCGCCGGAAAACGCCGCCAATGAGGTCACCCCGGACGCGCTTGACTTATCGGTGGATTATCTTACCCAGCGCGAGATGGTCGTCACTCATGTCGGCCTGGAGCCCGGCACCACGATCCTCTTGGATTGGACCCTTCGTGATATCCGACCTTCCGAGATTCCATTTAACGAAACGATATTCCCTCAGGATACCTATCCGGTTTTGGAAATGGAGATCTTCGTTGAAGGCGCTCTGCATGGGGAATCGGTGAATCCATCGGGAACCCTCTTCTCTATCCCTGAACCCCGACGGGAAAACAACAGTCTCCTTTGGCGGATAGAAAACATTCCTCCCGGTCCCGGCGATTCAAGCTATCGGATCGGTGATCAATCATCCGCCATCAATCTTTCGGCCCAAAAGGATTGGGATCTCCTTGCCGCAAGTCTTGGCGCCGCTCTGGGGGAGAACCTCTCGGATATCGTATCGATTGACCCGCTCATGACCTACCTGGAGAAGGCGGCTCCGTTCATCGGCGACCTGGAAAAGATGGAGGCTTGGGCTGGAGTCTGCCGGGATCATACGGCTTTGATCCGTTACACACCGCTCCGATCCACCCGGAGCCCCCGCTCCCTGGAGCGCATTTTACAAACATCAACGGCGACACCCCTTGAACGCTCTCTCCTCTTCGCCGCCTTCTGCCGCAGCAACAACTACGAATTTCAAGTGCTCCTTCCTTCACGATGGATGACCCTGAGCCACAATGTCCCCTCTCTTGAGCCTTTTGCCGATCCCATCCTTCAAGTTGTGGGCCGGAACGGTGATCTTTTCATGGTAAATCCATCTACGGGAATTGTACAATCACTCCGCATCGCGGCCGCTTCATGGCCGCAGCTGGCCATCTATCCAGGTATTCCCCATTGGATCGATCCGGCGAATGGAATTGATATCATTCAGATCGACATATTTTGGGATTTGGAGAGCGGCGCCGGCAAGGCCGACGGCTGTCTCAGCGGTCCCCGGACCCTGCTCATGGAACATAAAAATCCGGAAGGCGCGATCGAAGCATGGGCTGAAGGTTGGGCCGACAGCACCTCCATCGATAAAATCCGGATTTTGGAATCATCGCCCGACCGGATGCTTTTCCAGGTGAATGTCACCGCACCGATACCCGAGAAGGATGAGCGGGGACGCATCCCTGTGAGCCTCCCTCTGCCTCCTCTTGACTTGAAGGATCTCCGGCCACAAGGGATGAACCCCGTTTATAGCGTGTGCCGATCCAGGCTCTTTCCATTAAACCAGACACAAATCAACCTGACTTGGATTGTCAAATTCCCAAAATCCTGCAAACTTCTGAACCCTGTCAACGCCGAGGCATACTCTTGGCATGAGACTTCCTATACATTGACTCCGTCCACCGACGATCAATATCTACGGGTCGAATATGAATTGAAATGGAATGACAGGGCAATCGAGCCCGATCAATACCCCGCCTATCGAAATCTTTTGGCCGCGGCCCTTGATCTTAGAAAATTGACCCTCTATCTGGAAGAAACCGGCGAATAG
- a CDS encoding creatininase family protein, whose product MEWQNLSTGDHARHPFETALLPIGTIEAHNGGPVGTDNLIPEALCRHLSTRLELPTLPLMPYGITGSLLAYPGGCSLSEAVLDSFLFELGRSLARHGLKRLLVINGHGGNTATLEKAAGRLFREINLYVAVIDWWFEGQPDAVEIFGEGGMGHAGIDEMGLLLGLHPEIRNHLPQKAVPAYYRFKGVTAIPTPRPVIIYDHPESPVDFARLTEDKCTAFADRILHRMEEIIRNIMTGWDTTQR is encoded by the coding sequence ATGGAATGGCAGAATTTGTCAACCGGTGATCATGCCCGCCACCCCTTTGAAACGGCGCTCCTCCCGATCGGGACAATAGAAGCCCACAATGGCGGCCCGGTAGGAACCGACAACCTGATCCCCGAAGCTCTGTGCCGGCATCTTTCGACACGGCTGGAATTGCCGACCCTTCCGCTGATGCCGTATGGGATTACGGGATCCCTGCTGGCCTACCCCGGCGGATGTTCATTGAGCGAAGCAGTTCTCGATTCGTTTCTCTTTGAATTGGGCCGTTCGCTTGCCCGGCACGGTCTGAAGAGGCTCTTGGTCATTAATGGACATGGAGGCAATACGGCGACCCTGGAGAAAGCCGCAGGTCGCCTGTTTCGAGAGATCAATCTCTATGTCGCGGTTATTGATTGGTGGTTCGAGGGGCAACCCGATGCCGTCGAGATCTTCGGTGAGGGCGGCATGGGGCATGCCGGCATAGACGAGATGGGGCTTCTCCTCGGCCTGCATCCCGAAATCCGAAATCACCTTCCACAAAAAGCGGTTCCGGCCTACTACCGTTTCAAGGGAGTCACGGCCATACCGACCCCGAGACCCGTCATCATCTATGACCATCCGGAATCACCCGTCGACTTTGCCCGTTTGACGGAAGATAAATGTACAGCCTTTGCAGATCGCATCCTCCATCGGATGGAAGAGATCATCCGCAATATCATGACAGGATGGGATACGACGCAACGATGA
- a CDS encoding DUF3857 domain-containing transglutaminase family protein, with translation MRFLFVILALTLFCGSVHAIDPPANIPSPDALALMSEPSDPIFEEADRILLFDRTTIEVEESGLSHRYHHQFIKILKPAGAVATRALRFDYDTSSNIIEIRSVRIYHADSTTIDVDPETAVDVTAPADLIYWGGRMKVLGLPRLMPGDAVEILTYMKGFQIAYLTEEPSSFTPVASEDSLYIPPMRGHFYDVVLFQGDLPMVEKVYEVRLPRDKPLQYSMYNGDLMSSLRFTDEAFIYRFWSERISAVTYESRMPDLSDFVPKVVMATVENWEDKSRWFYETNEWVFESTPEIDAKVQDIVSAAQSDEDKMALLLHWVAQNIRYSGLNMGAGEGYTIHPSSMTFQDRCGVCKDIAGMLVTMLRSAGFKTYAAMTMAGSRVEDLPADQFNHCVVALETEKGETIMLDPTWAPWNRPIWSRWEGEQNYVIGNPEGDGLSIIPAFDPAENLLTVRNEARISKDGSLNGVFKISGRGISDGGLRNLVAGQLKRDLKQSLERRFGQLSDRIIISDYTLGDHRDFSGDMSIEIKYAIPGYADFIGKDIIFSSPSLTLLAHNPAWSRFAAVPIEPTREHDLFLWAPQLIQIEEKITLPDGFKIEPPENLDRKAEMGAATLEWEAKGPSLHLHGELKIEKRMIPSGLIPELQEVVKALQEQADESLYGTR, from the coding sequence ATGCGGTTTTTGTTCGTGATTCTCGCCCTTACACTTTTCTGCGGGAGCGTTCATGCCATTGACCCACCTGCGAACATACCATCGCCCGATGCACTGGCCCTTATGTCTGAACCATCCGACCCGATTTTTGAAGAGGCTGATCGCATTCTGCTCTTTGATCGAACGACGATCGAGGTTGAGGAGAGTGGATTAAGTCACAGATATCATCATCAATTCATTAAAATATTGAAACCTGCCGGCGCCGTGGCCACCCGGGCTCTTCGTTTTGATTATGATACCAGCTCCAATATCATTGAAATTCGCAGTGTCCGCATATACCACGCAGACTCCACCACAATTGATGTTGATCCAGAAACGGCGGTTGACGTCACCGCACCGGCCGACCTCATATATTGGGGTGGAAGAATGAAGGTCTTGGGTCTTCCCCGGCTGATGCCGGGAGACGCGGTGGAAATCTTAACATATATGAAAGGCTTCCAAATAGCCTATCTCACAGAGGAGCCGTCGTCCTTCACCCCTGTCGCCTCGGAAGACAGCCTCTACATCCCTCCCATGCGAGGCCACTTCTATGACGTCGTTTTATTTCAAGGCGACCTTCCCATGGTTGAGAAAGTTTATGAGGTCCGGTTGCCTCGCGATAAACCTCTGCAATATTCAATGTATAATGGCGATTTGATGAGCAGCCTCCGATTCACGGACGAAGCTTTCATCTACCGATTCTGGAGCGAGAGGATTTCCGCCGTTACTTATGAATCCCGAATGCCCGATCTCAGCGATTTCGTCCCCAAAGTGGTCATGGCTACCGTTGAAAATTGGGAAGATAAGAGCCGCTGGTTTTATGAAACAAATGAGTGGGTCTTTGAATCAACACCGGAGATCGACGCCAAAGTACAAGACATCGTTTCCGCCGCTCAAAGCGATGAAGATAAAATGGCTCTACTCCTCCACTGGGTTGCGCAGAACATCCGTTATAGCGGCCTGAATATGGGCGCCGGCGAAGGATATACAATTCATCCAAGCTCGATGACCTTTCAAGACCGGTGCGGTGTCTGCAAGGATATCGCTGGCATGCTCGTGACAATGCTGCGATCCGCCGGGTTTAAAACCTATGCCGCGATGACAATGGCCGGTTCAAGGGTGGAAGATCTTCCGGCCGATCAGTTTAATCATTGCGTGGTCGCCCTTGAAACGGAGAAGGGCGAAACGATCATGCTGGATCCAACCTGGGCTCCATGGAACCGCCCGATTTGGAGCCGCTGGGAAGGTGAACAAAACTATGTCATCGGAAATCCAGAGGGTGACGGATTGAGCATCATCCCGGCTTTTGATCCGGCTGAGAACCTCCTCACTGTACGGAATGAAGCTCGGATCTCAAAGGATGGGTCTCTAAATGGCGTTTTCAAAATTTCCGGCCGTGGCATTTCCGACGGAGGACTAAGAAATTTAGTGGCAGGTCAATTAAAGCGTGATTTGAAACAGTCTTTGGAACGACGTTTCGGCCAACTCTCTGACCGGATCATCATCAGTGATTATACACTCGGGGATCATCGGGATTTCTCGGGAGATATGAGCATTGAAATCAAATACGCTATCCCCGGCTACGCCGATTTCATTGGAAAGGATATTATCTTCAGCTCCCCATCTCTCACTCTGCTGGCCCACAACCCCGCTTGGTCGCGGTTTGCCGCGGTTCCCATCGAACCGACCCGTGAACACGACCTCTTTCTCTGGGCCCCCCAATTGATCCAGATCGAAGAAAAGATAACATTGCCCGACGGCTTCAAAATTGAGCCGCCGGAGAACCTTGACAGAAAAGCCGAGATGGGCGCTGCAACACTGGAATGGGAAGCAAAGGGTCCGTCCCTCCATCTGCACGGTGAGCTCAAAATTGAGAAACGGATGATACCCTCCGGTCTGATCCCCGAGCTGCAGGAGGTCGTCAAGGCGCTTCAAGAGCAGGCCGACGAATCTCTTTATGGAACAAGGTGA